The following DNA comes from Thalassomonas viridans.
ATTAAAAAAGCCCTGGTTGGTAAAAGTCTCGCCGCTATGGCAGGCAAAGCAGCCGGCGCCTTCAGGAGCTGGAGTGTAAAAGAGTACCGCCCCGCGCTTTTCCGACTCATTAAGGGCATTGATATCCCCTTTGATATAACGGAACCAGGGATTGTCGGTCAGGTTCATCGAGTTTTCGTAACTGGCGATGGCGCGCCTGACATTGTCAAAATTGACCACGTCTTCACCTTCCGGCGTTTGGCCGCCATATACGTTTTCAAATAACTGGCGCCATTCGTTTTTGGCCAGCTCGTTAACGCCAATGCCGGTGTTTGCCAGGCGATGACCCAAATGGTCTCGAACCGCCTGGTTTGAGTTGCCGGTTTCGAAATTCTCGGTGCGCATCTCTTCAACCGAGGTAACCGGGAACCCCGCTTGTGCCATCAGCAGGTTGCCGCCGGCGGCAGCGTCGGTTTCGCCGAAGGGGGAGTCAGGTGTGCTGATGCTGCCGTCGGCAAGCGTTTCCACCCGGGAATCCCAAAACAGGCCTTGAGTCCATATCCAGGCATTCATCACGGTCGGGGTATTGCGGGGATTGTTAAAGATGCCGTCCGGGTGTTTTCTGCCCTCACCGAGCAGCAGCGGGTTTTCAGCGTCAACGCCTACCGCCAGCGCCAGGCCGTCGCCGCCGGCCAGGTAAGGATGGTGACAACTGGCACAGGCGGCGTTGAATTCACCGCCAAGCGCCTGGCTAAAAAACAGCATCTTACCCAGATCGGCTTCCGGCTCGTCAGGCAGAGGCAGATCAAAGCCTTGTGCCGGATCGCCGGTGAAGCCCTGGGCGGTTATGATAGCTTGCAAGTCATCATCTACCGTTGCCTGGGCTCCAGGTGCGCTAAGCCCGGCAACGAGCGCTAACGAGAGAAATTTGTTGGTTATTTTCATATACATCATCCTTTTTATTTGCTTTATGACTTCCTAAAAGCTGCCTTAATTAACGGGAATAAAAATCAGGCAGTCCAGTAAGCCTATGCCGGATGAAATATGCTCGCTAGCTTTAAGCCGCTTCTACCGGCAACTTTCTTTTTTGCTGCACGTTTTCTTCACAATCCTTGCACATTTACCGATTTTGTTGACATAAGTTTACAAATGGCGCAATGAGCAGGATCTTATTTTTTGATTGCGCAAGCCTGCTCCTGGAGATCCCTGGGGTTGATAAA
Coding sequences within:
- a CDS encoding cytochrome c peroxidase — protein: MKITNKFLSLALVAGLSAPGAQATVDDDLQAIITAQGFTGDPAQGFDLPLPDEPEADLGKMLFFSQALGGEFNAACASCHHPYLAGGDGLALAVGVDAENPLLLGEGRKHPDGIFNNPRNTPTVMNAWIWTQGLFWDSRVETLADGSISTPDSPFGETDAAAGGNLLMAQAGFPVTSVEEMRTENFETGNSNQAVRDHLGHRLANTGIGVNELAKNEWRQLFENVYGGQTPEGEDVVNFDNVRRAIASYENSMNLTDNPWFRYIKGDINALNESEKRGAVLFYTPAPEGAGCFACHSGETFTNQGFFNVGFPQIGPGKGHGDSGWEDHGRGGESLAVADNNAFRTPTLLNVGVTAPYGHAGAYETLEQVVDHYNDVDNHLPAFVAARSWCQQSQFAETGNCQTLFPEAENIADGLLAKITALRELGIPAMLPLGLTDDEKADLVAFLHSLTDPCTQDARCMSKWLPDPRRGDPDNLQLHAINKDGLPLSITRQCTEVTLQGGPLPLDQMECISGGHNAFFFEVAEDNTPLYISTTGGTGNADIFYNANTWATPQNAQARSVSADNEEVLVITADRGLRYISVGSRTGYDLTGITVGIGRR